One window of the Diospyros lotus cultivar Yz01 chromosome 12, ASM1463336v1, whole genome shotgun sequence genome contains the following:
- the LOC127787418 gene encoding AAA-ATPase At2g46620-like, which yields MFTIIIAYLFLSLIAITCSFFLLRLFLYRTALIYLFKNWAHWVEDRLHVHQFFKVPQLNDNFQENQFYGKVYTYLNSLASIEDSDFTNLFAGKKSNDILLCLDDNQTVHDEFLGARVSWKNEVTGGRRSLVLRIKKKDKRRILRPYLQHLHTVSDEIQQRRRELRLYMNTQPDDRTNGRWRSVPFTHPSTFDTVALDSDLKNKVRSDLESFLKSEQYYHRLGRVWKRSYLLYGPSGTGKSSFVAAMAKFLSYDVYDIDLSRVSDDSDLKMLLLQTKNKSLIVLEDLDRFMGEKSTAVSMSGVLNFMDGIVSSCCGDERVMLFTMNSKDHIDPAILRPGRIDVHIHFPFCNFNSFKSLANCYLGLKDHKLFPQVEEVFQSGATLSPAEIGEIMIAHRGSPSRALKSVITALQTNAETRAAKNVGRRLSETASSRASADNPGESGRFKDSGIPPVKELRKLYGLLRLKSCNKVEPSDHDS from the coding sequence ATGTTTACGATTATTATTGCTTATTTGTTCCTCTCGTTGATTGCGATTACTTGTTCCTTCTTTCTGCTTCGATTGTTTCTGTACCGCACGGCTTTGATTTACCTTTTCAAGAATTGGGCGCATTGGGTCGAAGACCGACTTCATGTTCACCAGTTTTTCAAGGTTCCCCAATTGAATGACAACTTCCAGGAGAATCAGTTTTACGGCAAAGTCTATACTTACCTCAATTCCTTGGCTTCCATCGAGGACTCCGATTTCACCAACCTCTTCGCCGGCAAGAAGTCCAACGATATCCTTCTCTGCCTCGACGACAATCAGACAGTTCACGACGAATTTCTCGGAGCCAGAGTTTCCTGGAAGAACGAGGTCACTGGCGGAAGGAGGAGTCTTGTGTTGAGGATCAAGAAGAAGGACAAGCGCCGGATTCTCAGGCCTTATCTTCAGCACCTTCACACGGTCTCCGATGAGATCCAGCAGAGGCGGAGAGAGTTGAGGCTCTACATGAACACGCAACCCGATGATCGGACCAATGGACGCTGGAGATCTGTTCCCTTTACGCACCCCTCCACGTTCGACACCGTCGCCTTGGATTCCGATCTGAAGAACAAGGTCAGATCCGACCTGGAATCGTTTCTCAAGTCGGAACAGTACTATCACAGGCTCGGCCGCGTCTGGAAGAGAAGCTACCTTCTCTACGGCCCGTCCGGCACGGGAAAATCAAGCTTCGTCGCCGCCATGGCCAAATTCCTCTCCTACGACGTCTATGACATCGATCTCTCGAGAGTCTCAGACGACTCCGATCTCAAAATGCTTTTGTTACAGACGAAGAACAAATCCTTGATCGTATTAGAAGATCTCGATCGGTTCATGGGGGAGAAATCTACGGCGGTGAGCATGTCCGGCGTGCTGAACTTTATGGACGGAATTGTGAGTTCGTGTTGTGGAGATGAGAGGGTGATGTTGTTCACGATGAACAGCAAAGACCATATCGATCCAGCGATCCTCAGGCCGGGACGAATCGATGTccatattcatttccctttctgcaacttcaattctttcaagagCCTAGCCAATTGCTATCTAGGGCTCAAGGACCACAAGCTGTTTCCGCAAGTGGAGGAGGTGTTCCAGAGCGGCGCGACGCTAAGCCCGGCGGAGATCGGCGAGATCATGATCGCCCACAGGGGCTCGCCGAGCCGGGCCCTGAAATCGGTGATCACGGCGCTCCAGACCAACGCCGAGACAAGGGCGGCCAAAAATGTGGGCCGGAGATTGAGCGAGACAGCCTCGTCGAGAGCTTCGGCGGACAACCCCGGCGAGTCTGGCCGGTTCAAAGACAGCGGCATCCCTCCGGTGAAGGAGTTAAGGAAGTTGTATGGTTTATTGCGGTTGAAGAGCTGTAACAAAGTTGAACCGTCCGATCATGACTCGTAG